Proteins from one Mycolicibacter virginiensis genomic window:
- a CDS encoding acyl-CoA dehydrogenase family protein, which translates to MAFDLTPTTAQHDLARRAHQFAESVIRPVALDYDQRQDFPWPVLEEAAAQGFYSPLFYRDLIGDSTGLSLPMFMEELFWGCAGIGLAIVMPALALSAIGQAATAEQMLQWAPECFGTPGDLKLAALAISEPEGGSDVRNLRTTARRDGDDWIIDGHKMWIGNGGIANVHVVNAVVDPELGHRGQALFIVPGGTPGLDMVRKLDKLGCRASHTAELRFERVRIPSENLLGGPDKLEHKLAKAREMLAGAPISGSATLGTFEQTRPMVAAQAIGIARAALEYATDYATRREAFGGPIIDNQGIAFPLAELATAIDAARLLTWRASWMAANGIGFSRGEGSMAKLAASEVAVRVTERAVQTLGGWGYITDHPVEKWYRDAKLYTIFEGTSEIQRMVIAQALGAAVGTPPLHVEIEPSGGPLNRMFGRGTPLRTRAAAGALAMQDRIPAPVLRAAMKVLRPPR; encoded by the coding sequence ATGGCCTTCGACCTCACGCCGACCACGGCACAGCATGACCTGGCCCGCCGGGCTCATCAGTTCGCCGAATCGGTCATTCGGCCGGTCGCACTCGACTATGACCAGCGGCAAGACTTCCCGTGGCCGGTGCTCGAAGAGGCTGCCGCGCAGGGCTTCTACAGCCCACTGTTCTACCGCGATCTGATCGGCGATTCGACGGGGTTGTCGTTGCCGATGTTCATGGAAGAGTTGTTCTGGGGCTGTGCCGGAATCGGACTGGCGATCGTGATGCCGGCATTGGCCCTCTCGGCGATCGGCCAGGCCGCCACCGCCGAACAGATGCTGCAATGGGCGCCTGAATGCTTCGGCACGCCAGGTGATCTCAAACTCGCAGCACTGGCGATATCGGAGCCCGAAGGCGGTAGCGATGTTCGCAACTTACGCACCACCGCCCGACGCGACGGCGACGACTGGATCATCGACGGCCACAAGATGTGGATCGGCAACGGCGGTATCGCGAATGTGCATGTGGTCAACGCCGTCGTCGACCCGGAACTGGGCCACCGCGGCCAGGCCTTGTTCATCGTGCCGGGTGGCACGCCCGGGCTGGACATGGTCCGCAAACTCGACAAGCTCGGTTGCCGGGCTTCCCACACCGCCGAACTGCGATTCGAGCGCGTCCGCATCCCGTCCGAGAACCTGCTTGGTGGGCCGGACAAACTCGAGCACAAACTCGCCAAGGCCCGCGAAATGCTCGCCGGTGCACCAATATCCGGCTCCGCGACCTTGGGGACCTTCGAGCAGACCCGGCCGATGGTCGCCGCGCAGGCAATCGGCATCGCCCGTGCCGCACTGGAATATGCGACCGATTACGCCACCCGGCGGGAGGCATTCGGCGGTCCGATCATCGACAACCAGGGCATTGCGTTCCCGTTGGCGGAGCTGGCCACCGCGATCGACGCAGCGCGGCTGCTGACCTGGCGGGCCTCCTGGATGGCGGCCAACGGGATCGGATTCAGTCGCGGCGAGGGATCGATGGCCAAGCTGGCCGCCAGCGAAGTCGCAGTGCGGGTCACCGAGCGGGCCGTGCAGACCCTGGGCGGCTGGGGATACATCACCGACCATCCGGTGGAGAAGTGGTATCGAGACGCCAAGCTGTACACCATCTTCGAAGGCACCAGCGAGATTCAGCGGATGGTGATCGCGCAGGCTCTGGGCGCCGCGGTCGGTACCCCGCCGCTGCACGTCGAGATCGAGCCGTCCGGTGGACCGCTGAACCGGATGTTCGGTCGTGGCACACCGCTGCGTACCAGGGCCGCCGCCGGCGCGCTTGCGATGCAAGACCGCATCCCCGCGCCGGTGCTACGGGCCGCGATGAAAGTTCTGCGTCCGCCGAGATGA
- a CDS encoding AbrB/MazE/SpoVT family DNA-binding domain-containing protein gives MNVSVDRLGRLVIPKALRKALGITPDTPLELIPDGTGLRIEPVQQSARSIETRDGLPLLGPVEGAVLTDADVRRLRDDVQR, from the coding sequence ATGAATGTGTCGGTGGACCGACTGGGAAGGTTGGTCATCCCGAAGGCGCTGCGCAAGGCGCTCGGCATCACGCCCGACACACCGCTTGAACTGATCCCGGACGGGACCGGTCTCCGCATCGAGCCGGTCCAGCAGAGTGCCCGCTCGATCGAGACCCGCGACGGACTCCCGCTCCTCGGCCCGGTAGAGGGTGCGGTACTCACCGACGCCGATGTGCGCCGGCTTCGCGATGACGTCCAGCGCTGA
- a CDS encoding PE-PPE domain-containing protein, with protein sequence MLTKLCAPIAIAGITAGGVLAAPVVHAAHTDVNLQVDVDLLADTAIFVGPTILSTPSATFARTAADLFLRPLGFDGGDDPASCLIGSAACDAPLQLLATPGLIQVGHSSFAGAAEIVRTVQAELAANPGAYDAEHPLWIFGYSQGATAGSIAMAQLAHDGVDPQVLHFVFIGDPTAPDGKYPHMEDDGSAHSNFSDTWMLYGKETPNDAFTTTIYTIPGDPNADHTSTSPYGDFYEHMMYLGLTPDQVANHTATTDDLLTTINISTDFDQFGAWLNAWGHGLADSSWWDGLFYSAVAFVYSAFGKLEDFFGDWMGLDWGGVEETLDYWFPTV encoded by the coding sequence ATGCTGACCAAGCTCTGCGCACCGATCGCGATCGCCGGCATCACGGCAGGCGGTGTGCTCGCCGCCCCGGTAGTCCATGCCGCGCATACCGATGTCAACCTGCAGGTCGACGTCGACCTGTTGGCCGACACCGCGATCTTTGTCGGTCCGACGATCTTGTCGACGCCGTCTGCGACATTCGCCCGAACCGCGGCCGACCTGTTCCTGCGGCCGCTGGGCTTCGACGGTGGCGACGACCCCGCGTCGTGTCTCATCGGGTCTGCCGCTTGTGACGCGCCGCTGCAGCTGCTGGCCACCCCGGGCCTTATCCAGGTCGGACACAGCAGTTTTGCCGGTGCGGCCGAGATCGTGCGGACGGTACAGGCCGAACTCGCCGCCAATCCGGGCGCCTACGACGCCGAGCATCCGCTGTGGATTTTCGGCTACTCCCAGGGCGCCACCGCCGGCTCGATCGCGATGGCCCAACTGGCCCACGACGGCGTCGACCCGCAGGTACTGCACTTCGTGTTCATCGGCGACCCGACCGCTCCCGACGGCAAATATCCACATATGGAGGACGACGGCTCGGCGCACAGCAACTTCTCCGACACCTGGATGCTGTACGGCAAAGAGACGCCCAACGACGCATTCACGACCACGATCTACACGATCCCCGGCGACCCCAACGCCGACCACACGTCCACCTCGCCGTACGGCGATTTCTACGAGCACATGATGTATCTGGGGCTCACCCCCGATCAGGTGGCCAACCACACCGCCACCACCGACGACCTGCTCACCACCATCAACATCTCTACTGACTTCGACCAGTTCGGCGCATGGCTCAACGCGTGGGGCCACGGACTGGCCGACAGCAGCTGGTGGGATGGCCTGTTCTACTCCGCCGTGGCGTTCGTCTACAGCGCCTTCGGCAAGCTCGAGGACTTCTTCGGCGATTGGATGGGCCTGGACTGGGGCGGGGTCGAAGAAACGCTGGACTACTGGTTCCCGACGGTCTGA
- a CDS encoding bifunctional phosphatase PAP2/diacylglycerol kinase family protein, with product MAPLPRRRSGLRQITDGLGKLDAEVFEAIAHSPSRLLDTTMPVLTRAADHSKLWLALAAAMAATGGPATQRGAARGVASLALTSLVTNQVIKRIRPRARPNILLVPLLRRAHRLPLSNSLPSGHSASAAAFATGVGLENPLLGLPVAGLAGLVGLSRVATGVHYPGDVLAGLGIGASIAVAGARLVPPIASPPTPHTTALRVPAPARPDGKRVTLVVNPESGDGRSAVVAAQVREALPAITIVEVGPEDDLAESLRRAARSAEVLAIVGGDGSVATAAHVAVEHDLPLAVFPGGTLNHFAKDIGCDTTAKTIRAIADGSLSRVDVVRFNDETTIINTASIGAYPTFVRRRERLQGKLGKPVASAYAMLMTLRRERPVRISYDNKILQTSLFFLGNSAYQPDGFAPAVRHRMDDGLLDVRILETGRPWSTLRILAALLTGRLQRSRLYHELRVPQFRFTAVDGPVPIAHDGEVDTPCAEAEFTACYRALQVFRPLPSGSR from the coding sequence ATGGCGCCCCTGCCGCGCCGACGTTCCGGGCTGCGGCAGATCACCGACGGTCTCGGCAAGCTCGACGCCGAAGTCTTCGAGGCAATCGCCCACTCGCCCAGCCGACTACTCGACACCACCATGCCAGTCCTTACCCGCGCCGCCGACCACTCCAAGCTGTGGCTGGCTCTGGCAGCCGCCATGGCCGCGACCGGGGGCCCGGCAACTCAGCGGGGCGCCGCGCGCGGAGTGGCCAGCCTGGCACTGACCAGCTTGGTGACCAACCAAGTGATCAAACGGATCCGACCACGCGCACGCCCCAACATCCTGCTGGTGCCCCTGCTGCGCCGCGCCCACCGGCTACCGCTGTCGAACTCGCTGCCATCCGGACACTCCGCGAGCGCGGCGGCGTTCGCCACCGGAGTGGGCCTGGAGAACCCGCTGCTGGGACTGCCCGTCGCGGGTCTGGCCGGCCTGGTCGGTCTGTCCCGCGTCGCCACCGGCGTCCACTATCCCGGGGACGTACTCGCCGGATTGGGCATCGGTGCGTCGATCGCGGTGGCCGGGGCAAGGCTAGTGCCGCCGATAGCCTCCCCGCCCACGCCCCACACCACGGCCCTGCGTGTCCCCGCCCCCGCACGTCCCGACGGCAAGCGCGTGACGTTGGTGGTCAATCCCGAGTCCGGCGACGGGCGCTCGGCAGTGGTCGCGGCGCAGGTGCGCGAAGCACTACCGGCCATCACCATCGTCGAGGTCGGGCCCGAGGACGATCTGGCCGAATCGTTGCGCCGCGCCGCCCGTTCCGCCGAGGTGCTCGCGATCGTCGGCGGCGACGGCTCGGTCGCAACAGCCGCGCACGTGGCGGTGGAACACGACCTGCCGCTGGCGGTGTTTCCCGGCGGCACGTTGAACCACTTCGCCAAGGACATCGGCTGCGACACCACCGCAAAGACCATCCGGGCCATCGCCGACGGCAGCTTGTCGCGGGTGGACGTGGTGCGGTTCAACGACGAGACAACCATCATCAATACGGCAAGCATCGGCGCCTATCCGACGTTCGTGCGCCGCCGGGAACGGTTGCAGGGCAAGCTCGGAAAGCCCGTAGCCAGCGCGTACGCCATGCTGATGACGTTGCGTCGTGAACGGCCGGTGCGCATCTCCTACGACAACAAGATCCTGCAGACGTCGCTGTTCTTCCTCGGCAACTCGGCCTATCAGCCCGACGGCTTCGCGCCGGCCGTACGGCACCGGATGGACGACGGGTTGTTGGATGTGCGGATCCTGGAGACCGGCCGGCCGTGGTCCACGTTGCGCATCCTGGCGGCACTGCTGACCGGACGGCTGCAACGCAGTCGGCTCTACCACGAGTTGCGGGTTCCGCAGTTCCGCTTTACCGCAGTCGACGGACCGGTGCCGATCGCCCACGACGGAGAGGTCGATACCCCTTGTGCGGAGGCCGAATTCACTGCGTGCTACCGCGCATTACAGGTGTTCAGGCCCCTGCCCTCGGGCTCACGGTAG
- a CDS encoding SRPBCC family protein translates to MPVIDVQHDIDALTLTITADFAAPVQRIWQIYADPRQLEKVWGPPTFPATVVDHDLTPGGRTNYFMTGPDGEKYAGYWQIIAVDEPRSFTFDDGFADLDFNPDPGMPTSRNVYTFIEHDGGTRATYTSTFTSAADLQKVLDMGVVEGSTSALNQIDTLIAS, encoded by the coding sequence ATGCCTGTGATCGACGTACAACACGACATCGACGCCTTGACCTTGACCATCACCGCCGACTTCGCTGCTCCGGTGCAACGAATCTGGCAGATCTACGCTGACCCACGCCAGCTGGAAAAGGTCTGGGGGCCACCGACATTCCCCGCGACCGTGGTCGACCACGACCTCACCCCCGGCGGACGCACGAACTACTTCATGACCGGTCCCGACGGTGAGAAGTACGCAGGATACTGGCAGATCATCGCCGTCGACGAGCCGCGGAGCTTCACCTTCGACGACGGCTTCGCCGATCTGGACTTCAACCCCGATCCCGGCATGCCGACCTCCAGGAACGTCTACACCTTCATCGAGCACGACGGTGGAACCCGCGCGACGTACACGAGCACGTTCACTTCCGCCGCAGACCTGCAGAAGGTGTTGGACATGGGTGTCGTCGAAGGTTCCACCTCGGCGCTGAACCAGATCGACACCCTGATCGCCTCCTGA
- a CDS encoding PE-PPE domain-containing protein codes for MNATKVFAPLAAASVIAAGVAGTPVVQTAHARQVALLADTAIFVGGTMLTTPSAAFAHTAADLFLQPLGFDAGDDASVCVIGSAGCDSALQVLTTPQLILQGHSSFAGAALIVQAVEAEFAANPGAYDEEHPLWVFGYSQGATAGSIAMAQLAHEGVIPSGALHFVFIGDPSSTTGVWSDPSGATNTSDLYPLLNGFHTPNDAFTTTIYEFPGDPVADYTSNSMLGLLWEHVMYMGLTPEEVANHTFSTDGLITNIDLSGDIDQFSTWISALTSGGLIESGVFVGLVNSIVEMIYNAFGKIEEFFTDWMGIDWGGVEDTLDYWFPAV; via the coding sequence ATGAACGCAACCAAGGTTTTCGCGCCGCTTGCTGCCGCAAGCGTGATCGCGGCCGGCGTCGCCGGAACCCCGGTCGTCCAAACGGCGCACGCGCGCCAAGTAGCCCTGCTGGCGGACACCGCGATCTTCGTGGGCGGGACCATGTTGACCACGCCGTCGGCGGCCTTCGCGCACACCGCGGCCGATCTGTTCCTGCAGCCGCTGGGCTTCGACGCCGGCGACGACGCGAGCGTGTGCGTGATCGGCTCCGCCGGCTGCGATTCTGCGCTGCAGGTGCTGACCACCCCGCAACTCATCCTGCAGGGGCACAGCAGTTTCGCCGGGGCGGCACTGATCGTCCAGGCTGTGGAGGCCGAATTTGCCGCCAACCCCGGCGCCTACGACGAAGAGCACCCACTGTGGGTCTTCGGCTACTCGCAGGGCGCCACCGCCGGCTCGATCGCGATGGCCCAATTGGCCCATGAGGGTGTCATCCCGTCGGGGGCGTTGCACTTCGTTTTCATCGGTGATCCGTCCAGTACGACCGGCGTGTGGTCGGATCCCTCCGGTGCCACCAACACCTCCGACCTTTACCCACTGCTGAACGGCTTCCATACCCCCAACGACGCCTTCACCACCACCATCTACGAGTTCCCCGGTGACCCCGTTGCCGACTACACGTCGAACTCCATGCTCGGATTGCTCTGGGAGCACGTCATGTACATGGGCCTCACGCCGGAAGAGGTCGCCAACCACACCTTCAGTACCGACGGGTTGATCACCAACATCGACCTCTCCGGTGACATCGACCAGTTCAGCACCTGGATCAGTGCGCTGACTAGCGGCGGGTTGATCGAGAGTGGGGTGTTCGTGGGACTGGTCAACTCGATCGTGGAGATGATCTACAACGCTTTCGGCAAGATCGAGGAGTTCTTCACCGATTGGATGGGCATCGACTGGGGCGGCGTCGAGGACACCCTCGACTACTGGTTCCCGGCGGTCTGA
- a CDS encoding serine hydrolase domain-containing protein, whose translation MVSRSRITRACAVGSVALVLGTVPSCSQPGQQPPPPASTPFATVPVIPRADAPYLPRGELVAPISALMNDAIAVPRLPGAVVRVGHAGTIAFSQAFGARRLADEPALDGSPSPAEPMTEDTIFDIASLTKCLATTVAVLQLYEQGRVTIDEPVQTYLPEFNETNDPRRAQVTLRMLLTHTSGIGGDPSHQGPWGLTEADKASGVHRALTAPLEFGPGEIFHYSDIGFIILGVLVETMTGQPLDTYVQDNVFAPLGMTDTRYLPATKACGPHQVRGTAIALDAGASQDGQCPVGSWNTDLLARIAPTSHDEDTPEINPDFDQLLRGTVNDPTARRMGGVAGSAGVFSTAGDIGRYAQALLDRLAGRPSPFPLRQSTLELMTTPQQPGHDAAQLVAANAAAQQANATSPNRPDPLLAAHYPAIAGQDLRGFGWDIDTPHSRPRGMIFPIGSFGHTGFTGVTLWIDPGSDTYVIVLANVIHQRGGPPIAGLSGDVATVTGRGLHLYGS comes from the coding sequence ATGGTGTCGAGATCGCGCATCACCCGCGCCTGCGCCGTGGGAAGCGTCGCGCTCGTACTTGGGACGGTCCCGTCGTGCAGCCAGCCGGGGCAGCAGCCGCCGCCGCCGGCCAGCACCCCGTTCGCCACGGTGCCCGTCATACCTCGCGCGGATGCGCCCTACCTACCTCGTGGGGAGCTGGTCGCGCCGATCTCTGCGCTGATGAACGACGCGATCGCGGTTCCCCGGCTACCGGGTGCGGTAGTCCGGGTCGGGCACGCCGGCACGATCGCCTTCAGCCAGGCTTTCGGCGCGCGCAGGCTCGCAGACGAACCCGCTCTTGACGGCTCGCCTTCGCCGGCCGAGCCGATGACCGAGGACACGATCTTCGACATCGCGTCGTTGACGAAATGTCTCGCGACGACCGTCGCGGTCCTGCAACTGTATGAACAGGGCCGGGTGACAATCGACGAACCCGTCCAGACCTATCTGCCGGAGTTCAACGAGACCAACGACCCGCGGCGCGCCCAGGTGACGTTACGCATGCTGCTTACCCACACCTCGGGCATCGGGGGCGATCCGAGCCACCAGGGGCCGTGGGGCCTGACCGAGGCGGACAAGGCGAGTGGGGTTCATCGGGCACTGACCGCACCGCTGGAGTTCGGTCCCGGCGAGATCTTTCACTACTCGGACATCGGCTTCATCATCCTGGGCGTGCTGGTCGAGACGATGACCGGCCAACCGTTGGACACCTACGTGCAGGACAACGTCTTTGCACCGTTGGGCATGACCGACACCCGCTACCTGCCCGCCACCAAAGCCTGTGGCCCACACCAGGTCCGCGGCACTGCCATCGCCTTGGACGCGGGGGCATCCCAGGACGGGCAGTGCCCGGTAGGGAGCTGGAACACCGACCTGCTGGCCCGGATCGCGCCGACGTCGCATGACGAAGACACCCCCGAGATCAACCCGGACTTCGATCAGCTGCTGCGCGGCACGGTCAACGACCCGACTGCGCGCCGCATGGGCGGGGTGGCCGGCAGCGCCGGGGTGTTCTCGACCGCCGGCGACATCGGCAGGTACGCCCAGGCCCTACTCGATCGGCTGGCCGGGCGACCGAGCCCGTTTCCGTTGCGGCAATCGACCCTGGAACTGATGACGACACCCCAGCAACCCGGGCACGATGCCGCCCAGCTGGTGGCTGCGAACGCCGCTGCGCAACAGGCGAATGCGACGTCACCCAATCGGCCCGATCCCCTGCTCGCCGCGCACTATCCGGCGATCGCCGGACAGGATCTCCGCGGTTTCGGCTGGGACATCGATACGCCGCACTCCCGGCCGCGCGGGATGATCTTTCCGATCGGCAGCTTCGGGCATACCGGGTTCACGGGAGTGACGCTGTGGATCGACCCGGGGTCGGACACCTACGTGATCGTGCTGGCCAACGTGATCCATCAGCGCGGCGGCCCGCCCATCGCAGGGCTCAGCGGCGACGTGGCCACCGTGACGGGCCGGGGGCTGCACCTGTACGGCAGCTGA
- a CDS encoding PE-PPE domain-containing protein has translation MNGRPTMLTKTLAPIAVAGTVAGGVLSTPVVHATHVDVNLLADTAIFVGPTILSTPSATFAQTAADLFLRPLGFDLDDDASACVVGSAGCDAPLLLLSTPALVQQGHSSFVGAAEIVREVHAQLAANPDAYDAEHPLWVFGWSQGATAGSIAMAQLAHEGIDPSLLHFVFIGNPVGSGAAIPDLGGGSSSGDFFDTGLLSGVHTPTDAFTTTVYTIPGDPVADPNSTSALGILYEHMMYLGLTPDQVANHAATIDGMLTDINISGDFDQFGAWLNAWPHGLIDSGWWEGLFYSLVASFYSVFGNIEDFFGDWLGIDWGGVEDTLDFWFPAEV, from the coding sequence GTGAACGGACGTCCCACGATGCTGACCAAGACCTTGGCGCCGATCGCGGTGGCCGGCACGGTGGCGGGCGGTGTGCTGTCGACTCCGGTAGTGCACGCCACGCATGTCGACGTGAACCTGCTGGCCGACACCGCGATCTTCGTCGGTCCGACGATCCTGTCGACGCCGTCTGCGACATTCGCTCAGACCGCGGCCGATCTCTTCCTGCGCCCGTTGGGCTTCGACCTCGACGACGACGCGAGCGCATGCGTGGTCGGCTCCGCGGGATGTGACGCGCCGCTGCTGCTGCTGTCCACTCCCGCCCTGGTTCAGCAGGGCCACAGCAGCTTCGTCGGGGCGGCGGAGATCGTGCGGGAGGTGCACGCCCAATTGGCCGCCAACCCGGACGCCTACGACGCCGAGCACCCACTGTGGGTGTTCGGCTGGTCGCAGGGTGCAACCGCCGGTTCGATCGCGATGGCCCAGTTGGCCCACGAGGGCATCGACCCGTCGCTGCTGCACTTCGTGTTCATCGGCAACCCGGTGGGCTCCGGCGCCGCGATACCGGATCTCGGCGGAGGTTCCTCATCCGGCGACTTCTTCGACACCGGCCTGTTGTCCGGCGTCCACACCCCGACCGACGCGTTCACCACGACGGTGTACACGATCCCCGGCGACCCGGTCGCCGACCCCAACTCCACCTCGGCGTTGGGGATCCTCTACGAGCACATGATGTACCTGGGGCTCACCCCCGATCAGGTGGCCAATCACGCGGCGACCATCGACGGCATGCTCACCGACATCAACATCTCCGGCGACTTCGACCAGTTCGGCGCCTGGCTCAACGCGTGGCCCCACGGCCTGATCGACAGCGGCTGGTGGGAGGGCCTGTTCTACTCGCTGGTGGCGTCCTTCTACAGCGTCTTCGGCAACATCGAGGACTTCTTCGGTGACTGGCTGGGCATCGACTGGGGCGGCGTCGAGGACACTCTCGACTTCTGGTTCCCGGCGGAGGTTTAA
- a CDS encoding ArsR/SmtB family transcription factor, producing MITLDDDRVDALFHALADRTRRDIMRRVLAGEHSVSDLAVKYQMSFAAVQKHVAVLEKSGLLTKRRSGREQLARGDVAAVRSVAAMLTELEQVWRGRIARIDELISSEET from the coding sequence GTGATCACGCTCGACGACGACCGGGTGGACGCCCTGTTCCACGCACTTGCCGACCGCACACGACGCGACATCATGCGCCGGGTGCTGGCCGGCGAGCACTCGGTCTCCGACCTTGCGGTGAAGTACCAGATGAGCTTCGCCGCGGTGCAGAAGCACGTCGCCGTCTTGGAGAAGTCCGGCCTGCTCACCAAGCGCCGCAGCGGCCGCGAGCAGTTGGCCCGCGGTGACGTCGCCGCGGTGCGGTCGGTGGCGGCCATGCTCACCGAGTTGGAACAGGTTTGGCGTGGTCGCATCGCCCGTATCGACGAACTCATCTCGTCCGAGGAGACCTAG
- a CDS encoding type II toxin-antitoxin system VapC family toxin, whose product MTSSADLWACDTSVAVAALDSTHEAHSVCRRALLQHRPALAGHAAFETFSVLTRLPIPLRLSATQAAEVLATAFPVECWLDTPATGGLFRRLAGLGIVGGSVYDALVGQAAQTNRRMLLTRDRRAERTYRALGVHYQFVD is encoded by the coding sequence ATGACGTCCAGCGCTGACCTGTGGGCATGCGACACCAGCGTTGCCGTCGCGGCTCTTGATTCGACCCACGAAGCACACTCCGTCTGCCGCCGAGCCCTGCTGCAACATCGCCCTGCGCTCGCGGGCCACGCGGCGTTCGAGACGTTCTCGGTGCTCACCCGCCTCCCCATCCCGCTGCGCTTGAGCGCAACCCAAGCAGCCGAGGTACTGGCGACCGCCTTCCCGGTCGAGTGTTGGCTCGACACCCCTGCGACCGGTGGACTTTTCCGGCGGCTCGCCGGGCTCGGCATCGTCGGCGGGTCGGTCTACGACGCGCTTGTCGGTCAGGCCGCCCAGACGAACCGGCGCATGCTGCTCACCCGGGATCGTCGGGCGGAGCGCACCTATCGCGCACTCGGGGTGCACTACCAGTTCGTCGACTGA
- a CDS encoding PfaD family polyunsaturated fatty acid/polyketide biosynthesis protein yields the protein MNERPGVVLDQQTGASLGLGWRPIAASAAFAPQDIADIIGDVRTPLHVVRETATGMLGLARGGELVGAGESEFALEGTLPAIYPEWLGDREFCEAHGVRFPYVTGAMANGIATPALVIAMAEAGMMGFFGAGGLSYEAVERGLAEIQAALAGRPGLAWGANLIHSPNEASLETRVAELFIARGVPVVEASAFMKLTPAVVHYALSGLDTDPAGNIVRRNHVMAKVSRPEVARMFMEPAPAALVSALVAAGKLTQREADLSRYVPVAEDITVESDSGGHTDNRPLPALFSEIVMLRDSLAQQHQLNCRVRVGAAGGLGAPQAVAGAFAMGAAYVLTGTVNQACVESGLSAPGRAMLAKAGIADVMMAPASDMFEMGVNLQVLKRGTMFAPRGKKLYEWYAGNPDLASVVAKHGPELEKILGTSVAEVWADTQRYWQLRDPAVLELASRDPKYQMALVFRWYLGQSSRWAISGIPERVLDYQIWCGPAMGAFNSWVAGSHLEACENRQAVQVALNLLEGAAHVTRASAARSCGVPVPSDAFAYRPRPLAV from the coding sequence GTGAACGAGCGACCTGGCGTAGTACTGGATCAGCAGACCGGCGCGAGCTTGGGCCTGGGTTGGCGCCCCATCGCCGCGTCCGCCGCGTTCGCCCCGCAGGACATCGCCGATATCATCGGCGACGTACGCACCCCCCTGCACGTGGTGCGCGAAACGGCCACCGGGATGCTTGGCCTGGCCCGGGGCGGTGAGTTGGTCGGGGCCGGGGAATCGGAGTTCGCCCTGGAAGGAACCCTGCCCGCGATCTACCCCGAGTGGCTGGGAGACCGCGAATTCTGTGAGGCGCACGGCGTCCGCTTCCCCTATGTCACCGGTGCGATGGCCAACGGCATCGCGACGCCGGCGCTGGTCATCGCGATGGCCGAGGCCGGAATGATGGGCTTCTTCGGTGCGGGCGGGCTCTCCTACGAGGCGGTGGAGCGGGGGCTGGCCGAGATTCAGGCGGCTTTGGCCGGCCGGCCCGGTCTCGCCTGGGGAGCCAACCTGATCCACTCGCCCAACGAGGCCTCCCTGGAGACACGCGTCGCCGAACTCTTCATCGCGCGCGGCGTTCCCGTCGTCGAGGCGTCGGCATTCATGAAGCTGACCCCCGCGGTGGTGCACTACGCACTGTCGGGACTGGACACCGATCCGGCCGGCAACATCGTGCGCCGCAACCACGTGATGGCCAAGGTGTCGCGGCCCGAGGTGGCGCGCATGTTCATGGAGCCGGCGCCGGCGGCGCTGGTGTCCGCATTGGTAGCGGCCGGAAAGCTGACCCAGCGCGAAGCCGACCTGTCTCGGTATGTTCCGGTGGCCGAGGACATCACCGTCGAATCCGACAGCGGCGGGCATACCGACAACCGCCCGCTGCCGGCGCTTTTCTCCGAGATCGTCATGCTGCGCGACTCGCTGGCCCAGCAGCACCAGCTGAACTGCCGGGTGCGGGTGGGTGCTGCGGGCGGCCTGGGCGCACCGCAGGCCGTCGCCGGCGCCTTCGCGATGGGCGCGGCCTACGTGCTGACCGGGACCGTCAACCAGGCCTGCGTGGAGTCGGGCCTTTCAGCGCCCGGGCGCGCCATGCTCGCCAAGGCCGGCATCGCGGACGTCATGATGGCCCCCGCCTCGGACATGTTCGAAATGGGCGTCAACCTGCAGGTACTCAAACGGGGAACGATGTTCGCCCCGCGCGGCAAGAAGCTCTACGAGTGGTACGCGGGCAACCCTGACCTGGCCAGCGTGGTCGCCAAGCACGGCCCCGAGCTGGAGAAGATCCTGGGCACCTCCGTCGCCGAGGTATGGGCGGACACTCAGCGGTACTGGCAACTGCGTGACCCGGCGGTCCTCGAACTCGCCTCCAGGGACCCGAAATACCAGATGGCACTGGTCTTCCGCTGGTATCTGGGGCAGTCGAGCCGGTGGGCCATCAGCGGGATTCCCGAGCGAGTGCTGGATTACCAGATCTGGTGCGGCCCGGCCATGGGCGCGTTCAACAGCTGGGTTGCGGGCAGCCACCTGGAGGCGTGCGAGAATCGCCAGGCCGTCCAGGTCGCCCTTAACTTGCTTGAAGGTGCCGCCCACGTGACCCGCGCCAGTGCGGCGCGCTCCTGCGGGGTGCCCGTCCCGTCCGACGCATTCGCCTACAGGCCCCGACCGCTGGCAGTCTGA